The Oscillatoria sp. FACHB-1407 sequence GGAGAAGCCGAAGAAGTCGCAAAAGCAGTTCTATTTCTCGCCAGCGATGATGCGTCGTTTGTACTGGGTGAAGAATTAGTGGTTGATGGCGGTTGGACTCAACTGGTAGCCAGTTAAGGAGACGTTTGATGTTGAAATTGTATGCTCACGGTTCCCCGAATCCTCACAAAGTCAGTATTGCACTGGAGGAGTTGGAGTTACCTTACGAAACTCGAATTGTGGATATTCCCAGCGGGGAACAGTTCAGCGCAGAGTTCATCCAACTCAATCCCAACAGCAAGGTTCCTGTACTGGTGGATAAGGAAACTGGACATACACTGTACGAATCCAACGCAATTCTGTTGTACCTGGCAGAGAAGACGGGACGCTTATTTCCAACAAATCCCGAACAGCGTTGGAAGGGCTTGCAGTTACTCTTCTTTCAGGCTGCCTCGATCGGTCCCATGTTTGGACAAAGAGCGCATTTCAGTCTATTTGCACCGGAGAAACCAAGTTATGCCGTTGAACGGTATCAGAAGGAGGGCAATCGCCTAACCAACGTTTTGGAATCCCTGCTGATGGAACGCGAGTA is a genomic window containing:
- a CDS encoding glutathione S-transferase family protein, encoding MLKLYAHGSPNPHKVSIALEELELPYETRIVDIPSGEQFSAEFIQLNPNSKVPVLVDKETGHTLYESNAILLYLAEKTGRLFPTNPEQRWKGLQLLFFQAASIGPMFGQRAHFSLFAPEKPSYAVERYQKEGNRLTNVLESLLMEREYFLNDYSIVDIAHFGWLWCSTHQGFSIQSYPNLSAWFDRIATRPAVQRGVTIPLPLPDFTPFQTANHHS